One Oscarella lobularis chromosome 18, ooOscLobu1.1, whole genome shotgun sequence genomic window, GTCTCTACCTTTGCGATTGCGACAATCACCGCATCAGAAGAATAAGGCTGAGCGATAGAGAAGTTACTACAGTGGCTGGCAACGGAGACGATAAAGAACGAGACTCATCAACATGTCTTCTGACAGATGCCTCATTTAGCTACCCACGGGGAATTGCGGTGAGAGAAGATGGAAGCATCTTGGTGTCTTGCTGGTTCGGACAGAAGGTGCGCGAAATTAAGGTTGGGAAACACGTTTGCACATTGGCGGGTTGTCTTGAAGCAAAATTCGGTGTTCCGAGTCAATTATCTGTAGGAACAGACGATTCGGTGTACGTGGCTGATACGTCGGTGTTACGAAGAATCAGCAATAATGAAGTTGAAACTCTTACTACTAGACGCTACAGCCATGTTGAAGGTGTTGCTGTGGATGAGGATGAAAATGTCTATTTTACGGGGAACGATACGATCTTCAAGATTGCAGCATTATCAGGTGAAACGACAGCTTTGTGTGGTCGTGGTTATTCTGGAAAGTCTGATGGACTGGGTGCAATAGCCTCGCTAGATACTCCTCGTCAATTGCTCTACGATGCCAAGTCGGGATATATCTACTTTAACGACACTGCTGCTGTTCGTAAGGTGAAAATAGCACCGCAGTCATTTTACGACACTGCGCTGCCGAATGACCTTGCAAAAtttgtcgacggcgaagacggtCTGCCTCAAGgcgacgtcatatttttgGTTGCAGAAAAACGCCTTAGAGTCAACGCTAAAATTCTCTCCGTTCGAAGCGACTATTTCAAGACCATGTTTTCTTTGAGTTGGAGAGAGTCTTCAAAGGGCGAAGTTGCCATTCAAGACACCACGTACGAATCGTTCTACGCTGTCATCATGTTTCTCGTCACGGGGCGCTTGGAAGTTCGAAAGTATAGCGATATTGTGCCAGATATATTGATATTGGCAGATCGCTTTCTCATTGCAACTCTTCGCGATTTCTGCGTTGATTATTTGGCGAAAAGACGTTCACGTAGAACCGCTCTCGACTATCTCTCCCTCGCTGATACATACGGCTTTCAAGATCTCAGAGACGTTTACGTGAAATTTGTTGCCAAAAATGTCGAGGCCtttcgtcgagacgaaagGTTTGCGAATCTCGACAGTCAGCTACTTGAGGAAATAGAGAGCCTGTCGTCGAGCTAACTATAGTATACTCTGAGACGTATATGTGCAATTTTGtgtaatctttgattaaaaaattattttctgttgGTGTTGCTCTTGAATAGACTTCTACGTGTGATAATGGTGTGCTGAGCAGctagaaaattcttcttacGTGAATattgaatgaaagattagaATGAATTGTCCACTGCATGGGCGGGCCACTGGTCCACTACTGCATACTGATCGTGCACGGCGCAGATCGGCGTGAAGTCCTACGCAGCGTTTTTGTTCTATGAACGAAAGGGCAGCCAGCGTTGCTACGGACGGTGAGAAAGGCTTCTCGTTATACACATCGTCGTTGGAAGTGGTCATCTGTTTAGTTGGATACGTCTCGACCGTGTGTCGTTCTACATCGTTCTCGAATCTCTGGGGAATTGCCTTATcgaccgacgacgcgatcTATGTTTCGGATTACAACAATCACTGCATTTGGAGAGTCGACGCTTCGTCCGGAGATGTTACCAGTTACGCCGGTGCCGCCGGACAGAAAGGCTCTGAAGACGGTCCCACGGACACAGCGAGATTTAAATCTCCAATAGGCCTCGCTAGTTCAGGGTCTATTCTCTACGTCTGTGATAGCAACAATCACGTCGTCAGAACGATAAATGATGGAGCAGTCTCTACATTAGCTGGCAGTGGAGATCAAGGCGAACGAGATACGAAACATCTTCTCACTGATGCTCAATTCAGCAACCCAAAAGGAATTGCAGTCAAAGACgaaaccgtcgtcgtctcctgcGTCAGCACGATACGTGAAATCAAAATAGGAAAAGAAGTTCGAACATTGGCGGGTATCCCATACAAACCGGGATACAATGACGGCGCTTGCAGTGAAGCGACATTCACTGGTCCACATCAATTAGCCATGGGACCAGACGGTTCCGTGTACGTGTCCGACACGGGCAACATGGCTCTAAGAAAGATCACCAATGGTCAGGTCGAAACCGTTTGCAAAGGTCTCAACGGCAACGTTTGCGGCGTTGCCGTGGACGATGACGGAAACGTCTATTTCTCCGATTCCTCGCGCATCTATAAGCTGGCGCTATCGGGCGAAAAGGAAATTGTGTGCGGATTGGGTGCAGCGAAATCCGTCGACGGTCAGGGCGAGTTGGCTTCGTTGAACAATCCTCGTCATTTGTGctatgacgacgaatcgtGCTGCCTCTACTTCACCGAACCGAATGCCGTTCGTCGAGTGAGAGTCGGACCGGCGTCGTTCAAGTCCTTCCACGACGACAACCTGTCGAGCGATTTCTCGAAATTGATCGATTGCAAAGACACTCTGCCTACGGGCGAAGCTGTATTTATGATCGAAGGGAAACGCatcgaagtcgtcgcgaAAATTCTCTGCGTTCGTAGTGAATATTTCAACAAAATGTTCTCATCAACTTGGAAATCATTCCAAGGAGAATCGACTCCTATAGTAATTGAAGAGGCCACCTACGACTCGTTCTACGCTGTCGTCACTTTTCTCACGACCGGGTGCTTGGAAGTTCAGAAGTATCTTGGTAGTATGCCAGATATTTTGGTGCTGGCCGATCGCTTTCTCCTCGAAAATCTTCGCAATTTCTGCGTGAAGCATTTGGCGAAGAGGGTTACGTTTCGAACGGCTCTCGACTACCTGTCTCTGGCCGATACGTACGGCTTCCAACTCCTTCGGGACGTTTGTGTGCAGTTCGTTGCGAAGAATGCTAGGGTATTGTGCCACGACGCAAAGTTTGAGGATCTCGGCAGTCAGCTTCTCGTGGAGCTATTCAGACTCGCCTTGAAGTGAGAACGTGAGAACTGCTAACACTTCGCAACGTTTTGTAGTTTgtattctttctttctttcctgtGCACTGTATGTTTTCCTTAGCTAGCTGGTCATGTGCTGTTGATCGAATTCGTTGAGAATTCATGTCTAGCCTGGTATCTTGTACACGGCCGATTGAGTAGGATAGTAGAAGAGCTTGTTCTAGAAGAGCTTGCTCGCCGTCATGTGATCTGCGTAAAAGTACGCAGCACTTTCATCATGGAGGAGGACGGTGAGTAGATACTTCTGGAGCACGCATCCGTGATTGTTCATTCGTTTAGTTGGGTACGTGTCGACTATTTTTCGTTCTGAATCATTCTCGCTTCTCATGGGAGTTGCATTATTGGATGACATGATCTATGCTTCGGATTACTGCAATCACTGCATATGGAGAATTGATCCTTCGTCTGGAAATGTTTCCAGTTACGCTGGTGCCGCTGGAAAGTCCGGTTATCAAGATGGTCCTACGAGCACAGCGAGATTTAATTCTCCATGGGGTCTTGCCTCGTCGGGTTCGAGTCTCTACGTCTGTGACGGTGGCAATCACGTTGTGAGAATGATAAGCGATGGTGCCGTCTCCACGACTCATGCTCTCACTGATGCTCAAATTAGCAGACCATGCGGGATTGCAGTCAAAGATGAAAATGTCTTATTAGTGTCCTGCATTGCTCGACACACAATAAGCGAAATCGAAGTTGGGAAAGAAGTTCGAACATTGGCGGGTATTGCAAAAAAGGGACGCAGTGACGGTGATTGCAGTAAAGCGACATTCTTTGGTCCGCATGAATTAGCCATTGGACCAGACGGGTCCGTGTACGTGGCCGACACAGGCAACAGGGCTCTAAGAAAGATCGCCAATGATCGAGTCGAAACCGTCTGCAAAGATCTCAACGGCGCCAATTACAGTGTTGCTGtggacgatgacgagaacGTCTATTTCTCGGATTCCTCGCGCATCTATAAGCTGACCCGATCaggtgaaagagaaattctgTGTGGATCGGGTGAGGCGGAGTCCGTTGACGGTCAGGGCGAGTTCGCCTCGCTGGATGATCCGCATGGTTTGTGCTACGATGGCGAATCGGGTTGTCTTTACTTTACTGAGAAGAAAGCTGTTCGTAGGGTGAGAGTAAAACCAGCCAAGCCATTTTATGACGATGAACTGTCACGCCATCTTGCAAAATTGATTAACAGCAGCGAAAACGGTGTGCCTGCGGGCGACGCCGTATTTTTAGTCGAAGGAAAGCGCATTGAAGTTGCCGCAAGAATCCTCTACATTCGCAGTGAATATTTCAACAAAATGCTGTCGTCGACTTGGAAAGAATCTTCCGCAGGCGAATGGGCTCCGATAACCATTAAAGAAGCCACTTATGAATCGTTCTACGCAGTTATCACGTTTCTTGCTACAGGGTGCTTGGAAGTTCGAAAGTATCGTCATATCATGCCAGATATCTTGGTATTGGCAGATCGCTTCCTCATCAAAAAGTTGCGTGATTTCTGCGTAAAGCATTTGGCGACGAGGGTTTCGTTCAGAACCGCTCTCGACTACCTGTCCCTGGCGGATAGGCACGGCTTCCAAGTCCTCAGGGACGCTTGCATGCAGTTTGTTGCAAAGAATGTCAGAGCGTTTTGCCACGACCCAAAGTTTGCGGATCTCGGCGGCCAGCTACTTGCGGAACTCTTCAGACTTGTCTTGAAATGAGAAGCAATCCATTGGAGCGATAACTGCTAACACTTAGCaacgttttttttagtttaCTGTCCTGTGCTTGTTGTTTTCTTGAACTGGTGTGCCGTTGAATTTGTTGAACATTCATGTCTGCTCTAAGCCTGGTATTTTGCAAGGCAAACTTCTAATACCTCTCTGATCTCGCAGATGATGTTAATTAaggaaagaaggagaaaggcAAATGGATCTTCGAACACTCGTGTGGAGGGCACGCATTACCTAACTAtgactatttatttatttcttcgcTCTTCCTTTGCGGTTTCCTTTCTTTTGGCCTGTCGAGTGCCAGTGCCTGTTTCGTTCCTGCTTCTGTCTTCTATTCACTATGTCGTCCACTGATCTTAGCTGGCCTTGACGGCCTTTGCGTCCTCTTCCTTTCGACGCCTGAGCCgttcctccttttcttcgacgacccTTTCCCGtcccttcgtcgtcattcccTCCGGCAGACCTTCGCGGCACTCCTTTCGTATGCCACACTCTTTTACCACCTGCACCCCCCCTGGATAATCGAAATTATGGACAATGGATTCGTGGAAATCAACCTCTTCTGAATAGCGTTCGCGGCATAGAGCCCGACTTCTCCCTTTCTCCAACACGATGAGACTCGACCTTGTGTTTACCAGCCCATTCCTTAtatctaataattaaaattgtgAGATTATGTTAAAAGCGTGGTGATACTAATAGACCTATTTGTCTTGTACGAAGCAGATATATAAGCCCCGCTTTCTGTCCTGACTTTCTTCACTTTGCTCTCCTCGGGATCGGTAGtaaatctctttctcttacGATCCCTAAAAACCGTTAGAGTGATGTCACTTTCCTAGGGTTGAATCTACCATCGTTTCATTCTCTTCTGCTTTAGGAAATCCTGCTGCTCTTCTCCCATCAACTCCAGTACCTCGGAAGAGGCCTGCTTCTCAAACGAAGCAACAGCCAATCTAGTTTTCCAATACCACTATCAAATTTATATGCAATTGAAATCTGTACCCTTTCTCTGTGCGCTCATTGCCCGCCTGACGTCGAATAAAATTCTCCTCGTCTACAAAGCCTGTGCAACGGAACAGTGAATAATCCCttgtacatatatatatctgTGCGCAcctgctttcttctttttacctGGATGAATTACAGTCGTAAATAATCCCTACGGAAAATAATCGTAAttttcattatttatttttgagaTGCTAGCCATACGCTGTATTCGTCGGCGGTGCTCTCCTCCAAttcgcctttctctttttcttcttctgcaatTCGCTGTCCAATATCATGAgttctctttttcgcttctacTATCGTTCCACCGTGCAAGctacgttttctcttcatcaCACCGTAGCCGGTCGTTTTAGCCTTGCTACCGACTTCAAAAACAGTCTAAATGACCATCAAATTTAATTCAACGCAGTGCAAGAAAACGCCTACCAGATTCGGCTTATACTTCTTTATTGAATCCATCACATcaagtcgtttcttctccacAGAATCAACTTTCCCAGCTAAAAGAGCCAAGTTCAACATACGAGAGACCAACAACGCCTTCGAGGAACCTAAAAGAGGATGGGGTCGAAGCGTTGGATTGGCTGCCGTCATCTCCTTGTGTCTTTTAATAGATTCGGCAGATGGAAGAGGCCGAGATCGAACGTACTGACGATACGCATTCGTAGAGACGCGGCAGAGATCGCTCTAAAACCAAGCAATTCATAGACTCAATTTAGAAAAATCAAGACGTTTACAAGTTCCGCAGCGTGGCTGTGGTATTGCCTAATAGCATCATGCTCCGATTGGAGAAGGCTTATGGGAAAATCTCCAAAGAGACCGTCAGCGCGATCTCCATTGAGAGTCGGCGTCTTTAGAGGACGACCAAGGAACAGATGGAGTTCCAGCATGTAAGGGACCTAaggagaaataaataaataaatgaataaatatgTACAACAATGTTGTGAGTACCTCTTCAGGAGATACAAAAGAATGAGCGGTGCCAGAACGACCAGCTCGAGCCACTCGACCTcaaggaaggaaaaaaagatgacgtgaCTTATAATATAGACTTGTATCTCTCCTCTTACCAACTCTATGGACAAATAGTTTCGGTTGAGCcggaaaattaaaatttatcaCGTTGTCCAAAAGAGGTATATCGATACCCCGAGCCTTAGAAAGAAGAGGGTCTCCTtcgttgaaaagaaaatgtagACGACTTACAGCTACATCCGTCACAATCATCGTCATTACTTTCTTATTGCTAAACTTCGCAGCATTGATTTTCCTAGCTAAGGAAGAAAGGCCTTATTGAGCGTCATCGAAGCTCACTATGAGATTTGCCTGTTTGGTCTAGAGACGAGTATATGTAGGTGCAGTCGAAGCCGGCTTTAAGAAGAACTTCCTTGACGTATTCAACGTGGtgcttcgtcgccgtgaaGATGACCGTCTGCTCCGTCGGTTTGATAACGTATTCCATGAAGTAGAGCAGAGCAGCCGTTTTCGAATCGTTGGAAACGGCAAAGAAGTTCGTCTAATCGAAAGGAGGAAAATTCTCAACGACAGAAATACAGCTACTGATCATAAGAATCACTCTTAGATATTCGCTGATTTTCGCATCGACGTCTAGTCGTATCAACGTGGGATCTCGAAGacctgagaagaaaaaaatcaagataCTATAAAGAGTCCTTGGCTAAGAGTGTACCGGCTTTAGCAAAGTCCACTAGCAACTTGGGCAGTGTAGCCGAGAAAAGGAGAGTTTGTCTATACGTAGTACGTGACTCTGTCCAGAAATAATCTTTATTTAGCTTGCCTTGATTCGGGCAGTCGTCTCAAGATCTCCGTCAACTGATCGGTGAAGCCCATTTCAAAAAGCCGatccgcttcgtcgaagacgacgtattCGAGCGTGCTCAGCTTCATGTCCATTTCGACGATAACATGGAGAAATCGTCCGGGCGTGGCAACAACACTGAAAAATCCAAAAAGctcaaatgaaaaaaaattactgATTAATCGCTCTATATCCACTAACATGTCAGGATTTCCGTGCATAGCAGAAAACTGATCTTCCATGCtagaaagaacaaaaacaATTCCCTCTATAATTCCATGATGATGCTTATTTACAGCAAAACCAGTCACTTTGCCTATACTCTGTACCTGTCGCCGCCGAGTATCAAAGCAGCTCTCAAGTCTGTGAATCGACCTAATTCCTTCGTAAATTTCAGCGTCTGCATCGCAAGTTCTCGGGTCGGAGAAAGAACCAGGGCTCGCATTCCGACCTAGAAACGCGTCTATGAGTCTCGGTCGATTGCGATCTCGATTGCGTTCTCGCCTTTGCCGAGTGCGCTTTCAAGCGTTCGAACAtgggaagaagaaaggcggcCGTTTTACCCGATCCCGTTCGTGCCATCGCcacgacgtcttttccgtCGAGTACGAGAGGAATTGCCTGCGAAATTCGGGTGTTCGAGCACGGATGAGCCGTTTTGAAGCTGCTACCTTGCGCTGTATCGGCGTTGGGAGCTTGTAGCCTTTACGCAGGACGCCCGTGAGAACGGCGTGGCTTAGTCCTGTCGTTTTCGGTCACGCAAACGCGAGAATTTGCCTCGTAGCAATCGTACCCATCGATTGGAATCCTcccgatttctttttcttcctgttCTGCCGTCGTACGAGCTTGTCGAAGCTTTCGTCCGCATCCGCCATGACAATCAGTTCGCATGCGTGGAGAAGCATGTGGGTCTCTATAGGATTTGTCCATAGTCCATAAAGTAGTCCATAGTCAATGTTTAAAGATGTTGTGGTTAATTCAGAATAGGCTAGACAGTTGGACGCCGCAAAATTTCAGCAAGGGCCCCCTTCGGTAACTCAAGAGTCATTTGACCTTACAAAGGCcaaaaacgcgtcttctcGCTGGGAGAActttaaaaaattgacaaaaaacatcgacacttgacacaaaccccacggaagacggtgctatggaggtttatccggtgaCAGAGGTGCCCAGGAGCTGGGAGAGAGATGCGAGAACTAGGAAGGCGTGCAATGTTAcacccttgtcaagtgaggaatgagGCGACCACCGGGTCATAGTGCCTCAAGCCTTGGGGAGTGTTGCCAgtctcccttctatcctagccacgaGCTCTGCTCTGCTCCATCTGATTAGTACTTGTAAACGCTGGGTATTTATACTCAGGCGCGATTAGGGACGAATGATTGCAGCTATTCACGATCAAAAACGGACAAAAAGTGCCTCGTTTGAACCGAAACCACTGCCAATCGGCcgcaaatgcatttctgctgacaaaaacaaacgaaacTTTGTTgcaaatcaattcaaaaccgaaaaaacgagaaggaATGTGTTCTACGTACGCaagacacgccctgtcacgctacattgagcaacgcatgacgtcaatcatcACGTTGCTACGAAATGGCCTAATACGAGAAGTAGAAGCGATAAATCGGTCGCAAAATGCATTGTGggtctattctaaagacattgagtcgctatttggacgcgaaGAGCGAACGCAAACGCAGTTACGGCAGTCtgcttggtcagcaaaatcaaggcGCTACGTCGGTTCTATAACGGGCAAGAgaaacgtgcgctacactCGGATACGACAGTGTATCCGCTCTCAAATAATCTAAACGGGGTAAAGGAGGAGCGGGAATAGTCTAAAAGTATCTACAAGGGCGCCTAAACAACACTGTAGATAGAGTAGTACTGACCAGATAGCCTTCTGCTTCGCCTTCTCTTTCCTAAATTACAGTTGATCCAGCCTTCATTGGAGTTGCACCAGTAACGTGCTCGCCCTActcaaagaatcaaagaattcgTTCTGTTCTAAAGGACCCGTGTGGTATCAGTAGATCTAGGCCCCGCGGCGAGGTGTATAAGTATATAGATAACTAAgctaacaaaaaaaacaatctaTCGAAAGTGCAAAGATCAGGGTTTAGTTTCCTCCCGACGGATAAAAAACGGTTTGCCGTTGAAATCGACAAACCCCTTCCCCACTCTTTCGCGCTTCTGTCTCTCCGCGAAAGGTGAGGACTTTCGGACGAGCGCCAGCGGCCTTCTGGCTGTTATTATACTCAACAGCCCCGTCGAAAACATTTACCTTGACGCGATTATTCCCACTGTGTCGACAGGCTAGAAACAAATGGGACACGAATTCGCCGAGCCGATTCTCCGCCGAAGCGCCGAGATCAAGAACTACATCTTTGCCCGGCTAAAAGAAAGTCCTATTGAAACTTTAATAAAAGTCTTCTGTGTCTGACCTCATCCAGCTTTAAAACGACGAACGTATCTGGGGTTTTGTTCAAATGTATCGCCCTGATTGAATGAAGTGCAATAATTCGTTTCGCTGTCACTTTGAATTTCGTGTCGAGCTTGAAGAGATGTTTATCAGCCAGAAGCAAAACTCGTCTATAAGAAATAGACATTCAATTttcaaagcgaaaatcgaTATATTGGGCTTATTACTTGTCCAATTTTCCGGCTCTGTTCACCTTTCGTGTTTCACTGGCAAAGCGAATTTTGCTGTCGTGATATTGAGCGCACAGCGCTCGACTCTTCTGCTCGTATCCCGAAATATGAGTCGCGTAGATGGCTCGATACGCCTGTGCGAGATTGAGAGGCTTCTGTAAGACGTCGGCCTGCACGTCTCTCTCTCGAAATTCGCTGCAATAGCATCGCCAAGCGTAGACTTTGACTCGTAGGGCGTCGCGCTGATCAGCGGAAAGGGGCGACAGCTAAAAACAAAGATTATGAAGCCCGTTACCCCCAGCATACATACGAAGTTTACCTTTTTATCAGCCCACCAGTTGgcgtgaatttttttcagatttttgTCGGCTCCAAGCAGCTGACGCGGCACATCGCGAGGCCACTTGAACTTCCTGGGaaaaacgtgacgtcagaaggtTTTGTCAAAACGAATTCCTATGCACCGTCCGAAGTGGGGATCATCTTTGACTTTGGAGAAGACCTGTAGTATTTCTTCCACGTACGAGCCACGCTAAATACAGTTTTCAAATGAGCACAAAACGGATTCTGTATAGAATCGACTAATACGCCTATGCACTACTATAGCTCGGGCTCCTCTACGATAATTTTCTTTCACCTGACGTCGTATGACAAAGGCTCGCCAAGCTCGCTGCAACTTCGTAACAACTGATGCGATTTTGTCGTCCCGAGCGCTTTCCAGTCTAAAAACCTACAAAGGAGCAAAAAGGCTCTCTTGG contains:
- the LOC136197754 gene encoding uncharacterized protein, coding for MSHMGEPHEAVGYVSTISRSKLFVNLWGIALLDDGAICVADSNRHCLWRVDSSSGNAEIYAGASGKGGYRDGSWDEARFRRPLGLARSESSLYLCDCDNHRIRRIRLSDREVTTVAGNGDDKERDSSTCLLTDASFSYPRGIAVREDGSILVSCWFGQKVREIKVGKHVCTLAGCLEAKFGVPSQLSVGTDDSVYVADTSVLRRISNNEVETLTTRRYSHVEGVAVDEDENVYFTGNDTIFKIAALSGETTALCGRGYSGKSDGLGAIASLDTPRQLLYDAKSGYIYFNDTAAVRKVKIAPQSFYDTALPNDLAKFVDGEDGLPQGDVIFLVAEKRLRVNAKILSVRSDYFKTMFSLSWRESSKGEVAIQDTTYESFYAVIMFLVTGRLEVRKYSDIVPDILILADRFLIATLRDFCVDYLAKRRSRRTALDYLSLADTYGFQDLRDVYVKFVAKNVEAFRRDERFANLDSQLLEEIESLSSS
- the LOC136197678 gene encoding uncharacterized protein, translating into MNERAASVATDVGYVSTVCRSTSFSNLWGIALSTDDAIYVSDYNNHCIWRVDASSGDVTSYAGAAGQKGSEDGPTDTARFKSPIGLASSGSILYVCDSNNHVVRTINDGAVSTLAGSGDQGERDTKHLLTDAQFSNPKGIAVKDETVVVSCVSTIREIKIGKEVRTLAGIPYKPGYNDGACSEATFTGPHQLAMGPDGSVYVSDTGNMALRKITNGQVETVCKGLNGNVCGVAVDDDGNVYFSDSSRIYKLALSGEKEIVCGLGAAKSVDGQGELASLNNPRHLCYDDESCCLYFTEPNAVRRVRVGPASFKSFHDDNLSSDFSKLIDCKDTLPTGEAVFMIEGKRIEVVAKILCVRSEYFNKMFSSTWKSFQGESTPIVIEEATYDSFYAVVTFLTTGCLEVQKYLGSMPDILVLADRFLLENLRNFCVKHLAKRVTFRTALDYLSLADTYGFQLLRDVCVQFVAKNARVLCHDAKFEDLGSQLLVELFRLALK
- the LOC136197679 gene encoding uncharacterized protein, with translation MEEDVGYVSTIFRSESFSLLMGVALLDDMIYASDYCNHCIWRIDPSSGNVSSYAGAAGKSGYQDGPTSTARFNSPWGLASSGSSLYVCDGGNHVVRMISDGAVSTTHALTDAQISRPCGIAVKDENVLLVSCIARHTISEIEVGKEVRTLAGIAKKGRSDGDCSKATFFGPHELAIGPDGSVYVADTGNRALRKIANDRVETVCKDLNGANYSVAVDDDENVYFSDSSRIYKLTRSGEREILCGSGEAESVDGQGEFASLDDPHGLCYDGESGCLYFTEKKAVRRVRVKPAKPFYDDELSRHLAKLINSSENGVPAGDAVFLVEGKRIEVAARILYIRSEYFNKMLSSTWKESSAGEWAPITIKEATYESFYAVITFLATGCLEVRKYRHIMPDILVLADRFLIKKLRDFCVKHLATRVSFRTALDYLSLADRHGFQVLRDACMQFVAKNVRAFCHDPKFADLGGQLLAELFRLVLK
- the LOC136197677 gene encoding ATP-dependent RNA helicase DDX54-like, giving the protein MLLHACELIVMADADESFDKLVRRQNRKKKKSGGFQSMGLSHAVLTGVLRKGYKLPTPIQRKAIPLVLDGKDVVAMARTGSGKTAAFLLPMFERLKAHSAKVGMRALVLSPTRELAMQTLKFTKELGRFTDLRAALILGGDSMEDQFSAMHGNPDIVVATPGRFLHVIVEMDMKLSTLEYVVFDEADRLFEMGFTDQLTEILRRLPESRQTLLFSATLPKLLVDFAKAGLRDPTLIRLDVDAKISEYLRTNFFAVSNDSKTAALLYFMEYVIKPTEQTVIFTATKHHVEYVKEVLLKAGFDCTYIYSSLDQTARKINAAKFSNKKVMTMIVTDVAARGIDIPLLDNVINFNFPAQPKLFVHRVGRVARAGRSGTAHSFVSPEEVPYMLELHLFLGRPLKTPTLNGDRADGLFGDFPISLLQSEHDAIRQYHSHAAELSDLCRVSTNAYRQYVRSRPLPSAESIKRHKEMTAANPTLRPHPLLAGKVDSVEKKRLDVMDSIKKYKPNLTVFEVGSKAKTTGYGVMKRKRSLHGGTIVEAKKRTHDIGQRIAEEEKEKGELEESTADEYSGLFTTVIHPGKKKKAGFVDEENFIRRQAGNERTEKGLAVASFEKQASSEVLELMGEEQQDFLKQKRMKRWDRKRKRFTTDPEESKVKKVRTESGAYISASYKTNRYKEWAGKHKVESHRVGEREKSGSMPRTLFRRGGKRVWHTKGVPRRSAGGNDDEGTGKGRRRKGGTAQASKGRGRKGRQGQLRSVDDIVNRRQKQERNRHWHSTGQKKGNRKGRAKK